The Thalassolituus oleivorans MIL-1 genome includes the window TTAGATTCTGGGTCGTACAAATATACCGAGCACACTTCGGTGTGCATCGCCTCGCGAATACGGGCAACCACAACCTTGAGGGCATCACTCAGATCTGTAGCTGAGCTGACCTCCTGTACTATGCGTCTCAATATATCGAGCATACGTCCTCATCCGGTTTTTCGTTGCAATCTGGCTATCCGGGGCGCCAGCTCCGTCAATGCTCGACGGTAAACGTCGCGTTTAAACGCAACAACCTCTCCAAGCGGAAACCAGTAACTTACCCAGTTCCAGCCATCAAACTCTGGTTTTGCCGTTGCTGCAACATTAATCAGAGCATCTTCTCCAACCAAGCGCAGCAAGTACCATTTTTGTTTTTGTCCTACACACACAGGGTGACTGTCGTGACGTACCATGCGTTTAGGCAAACGATACCTCAGCCAGCCACGCGTGCAACCTATAATCTGCACGTGCTCTGGCCCCAGCCCTACTTCTTCCGCAAGTTCGCGGTAAAGGGCTTTTTCTGGCGATTCACCTTGTTTGATCCCTCCCTGAGGGAACTGCCAGGCATCTTGACCAATCCGCCGTGCCCAAAGTACCTGTCCATTGCCGTTGCAAAGGATGATACCGACGTTGGGGCGGTAACCGTGTTCATCAATCACAATGCCATCCAAATCGTTTTATCTGCTTCCAAAATTTGCTGATTTCGAGACAAAGGTCAAGTCTCAACAGGACTAACCATAAGCTAGCTGGAGTTTGACTTGCGAAACAGCGTTGGAACCATTCATATACGGATGCGAAATACAGAGGTAAAAACGCACCATCTGCCGCACAATTTTGAGGAAAGTATGCGCTGATCCCCGTAGAATAGCGATATATTTTGTAATCTCTGCGCCCAGCTGGACCCCCTCTCGACGCCCACTGGCTGCGCCCCGACATGGCTGAAAAACATTGGCACTCGCGATATTTGACCTCGACCACACCCTACTCTCTGGCGATAGTGATCACGCTTGGGGTCAATACCTTGTTGACCGCGGTTTAGTCGATCCCGCTATACACCAACAGCGCAACGATCATTTCTATGAGCAGTACAAATCAGGCTCACTGGATATTCACGAATATCTCGAATTTGCTATGCGCCCACTTACGCAATACGACATTGAGCAGATGCTGGCTGAACGGGAACGCTTTTTAATCGAGCGCATTGACCCACTGATTACCCAACATGCCCGCGACTTGATTGAAAAGCATCGCGCCGCAGGCGATGTACTCCTCATCATTACTGCCACCAATGGTTTCGTGACCTATCCGATTGCAGCGCGTCTCGATATCGAACACATCATCGCACCGCATCCTGAAGTCGTGGATGGACGCTATACCGGCAAAACCGTTGGCATTCCAAGCTTTCAGGGCGGCAAAGTCACTCGTCTAAACGACTGGATTGCGGAACACCAGCATTCTCTTGAAGGCAGTTACTTCTACAGCGACTCGCATAATGATTTACCGTTACTGCGCATTGTCGATCATCCTGTGGCTGTCGATCCTGACGATACTTTAAAAGCAGCGGCAGAAGCGGCAGGCTGGCCTATTATTAGTTTGCGAGTGGCGGAGTAATTCATGGCGGTTCGCACCCTGCAACGCATAATGCTTTCTATTGGTACGGCCATACTGTTAGCGGCTTGTGATACTACCGAGGCACCAAAAGTAGAATTAGCGCCTGCGCTAAAACAACTTGAAACTCCGGCGCAAATTCCCGAGGCGACTCTATACGCTGAACACATAAGTTTGAGTGCTTATCAGGCGCTAACCGATGCATTAGAACAGGCCACTGAACTAGAAAGCCGCATCGTTAACCTGTTAGAGCAGCCAAACGACGAAAATCTGCACTTAGCGCAAGATCAGTGGCGTTCGGCCTACTCCAGTTATTTATCGTCACTCGCCTCAACCCGCATTCCCGTGAACGATCCGCCAGAATGGGTGCAGGCCAACTTAAGCTACCGAGATGTCGAGGCATTACTGGATAGCTGGCCAATCGAAGGTGGCTATATTGATTACGTGCCGGGTTATGCCTTGAGTGGCATTGTTAATGATTTAACCCTGACGATCAGTGCCGAAACCCTGCTGGACCAACACGGATTTTCGGATCCAAGCTATGCCAGCGTGGGCTATCACCCGCTCGAATTCATGCTTTGGGGTGAAGATGGGCTACGCCTAGCAACTGACTTTGACGATAAAAAAGATGCGCGCGCCGATGTCACTCATAACAATAGTGATGACACTGCCGATAGCCATGCAATGGAATATCAAAACCTAGAGGATGGTGCCAGTAATCATCAGCGCCGCCGCAATTACCTGTTACTCGCCAGCCAACTTCTACAGCAACATTTGCAACGATTGCAGCGCCGCTGGGAACCCGCCAATGGCTATTACGCTAGCGTAGTACAAGCGACTACCGCCGAAAAAGTACTACAGGCATCACTGCTTGCTGGGCAAAATTTACTTCGTAATGAAGTACTGCAGCGTCGCCTTACGGATTACAGCAGCCCCTACAGCCAATCAACACCTGCGGATGTTGCGGCCGTTATTAATGGCTTGAAGCAGTTGTATTTCCCCGCGACTGAAGGTTCAGGGTTAAACATGTTGCTAGGCGATCACGCCGACCTGATGGCCAACTGGAATAGCAGCTGGGATAACATCGACACCTGCGTAGTGCAATGGCATGACCACCTACCAAACGAAGATGAAGCGCGCCAGCTATGTCGCCAGCGCGTTATCGAACTCATGGCCGTACTCGAACGTTCAGCACGGACATTAGGCGTAAAACTACCCGCTAACGGGTAGGTAATACGCGCGCAAAAACAGCCTTCAAATAACGTGTTTCTGGAATCGCTGGAATCACAGGGTGATCCGCACCCTGTGAGCCAACATGCTGAATCATGACTTCTCGATCCAGCTCACGACCTAAGATACGAATCATGTCCGGTAAGCGATCTTCAGCTAAATGCATAGAACAAGATGCACTGACCAAAATACCGTCCTTGTTCAACAAACGCATCGCCATTTGATTCAAACGACGATAAGCCAACTCACCGGCTTTAATATCCTTACGACGTGGGATAAAGGCTGGCGGATCAACGACTACCACATCGAAACGCTCGCCGTTATCTTTTAGCTGACGCAATGCTTCAAAGGCATCGCCTTCCCAGCAATGCAGCTTGTCGGCCACACCGTTCAACATGGCGTTCTGTTCGACCCAGTCTAGGGCTTGCGCAGATGCATCCACACAATGCACTTCTGCCGCGCCATGATTCGCGGCTTGAATTCCCCAACCGCCCACGTAACTAAACACATCCAGTACGCGCTTACCTTTTACCAAGCGATTCAGCTGGGCGCGGTTCTCGCGATGATCATAAAACCAACCCGTCTTTTGCCCATGAATCACTGGCGCCATGAAGTTAGTGTCGTTTTCTATCAGCGGTGCACAATCATCCACCAGCTCGCCATGCACAATTTCTACGTACTCAGGTAAACCTTCAACGGCGCGCAACTTACCGTCGTTCTTCAGCACGATAGTCTTTGGCTTAGCAACTTTGTGGATCGCATCAATAATCTCTTGGCGATGCATTTCCATCGTGATGCTCGAAATCTGCACCACAGCCACATCACCAAAGCGGTCGATTACTAGGCCAGGCAAACCATCGCTGTCGCCATATACCCAGCGGTAACATTGGTGCGGATACCACAAATCGCGACCACTCATCGCCACTTGCAAACGATGCACAATAAGCGATGCATCTAGAAATTGCTGCGGATTACGGCTGATCAATCGCGCACAAATAAGCTGCTCAGGACTGACAACAGCAACTCCCAATGGCTTACCATTAGCCATTTCAACCACGACTTGAGAGCCTGGCTCCATCAGTTTTAACGGTGTGGTTACCGTATCCACTTCATTGCTGTATATCCAAAGATGTCCGCCTTTTAGGCGGCGCTCTGCCTTGGCGTTTAATCTCAAGGTGCTGTGCATGGAAACCTCAGTACAGATACCGCCCGAAACACTCGGATGGTCATTGATTACAAAATTACCGACATTATACCCACGAGTTGCGCAACTTACTCGGTAACAATCCATAAGCTCATCTACACTATTAGAACTTCTTATTCCATTGGGCGGATCATGGCTGAAGATCTCACCGAAGAACAAATAATGGCTGTCATGCAGGGCATACGCATTCCACCGCAACCACAGATTCTTGTCGATTTGCAGATGGAACAGTTTGCGCCCGCCCCTGACATCAAACGCATTTCACAACTCATCGGCCAAGATGTTGGCTTGAGTGGTACCGTGCTGAAAGTAGTGAACTCACCGCTATATTCACTCCCCAATGAGATCACCTCAGTGAGTCAGGCCGTGAGTCTAATCGGCTTAAACAGTGTGATTAACGTTATCAATGGCCTCGCCATTAAAAGCCAACTGAGTGATGACAAAATCACACAACTCAATCGCTTTTGGGATACCGCTACCGATATCGCTCACCTATCCGCATCGCTGGCCAATCAATTAAATTTTAGCCGCCAAGATCTCGCCTACCTGCTAGGGCTATTCCACAATTGTGGCATCCCATTACTAATGATGCGTTTTGATAACTATTTTGATGTGATGGAAATGTCGTATGCCGATCCCGAATTACGAGTCGTCGATATCGAAAACAGAGAACTCAACACCAATCATGCGGTGATTGGCTACTACACAGCAAAATCATGGCGTCTGCCACGTATCTTGTGTGATGTCATTGCCGAGCATCACAATGCCACGCGCTACTTCAATACCGCCAACCAGCAAGATAGCGACGAGAAAACCCTTTTGGCGATTTTAAAAGTCGCCGAGCATATCTGTGGTAATTATCGGATTTTAGGTCGTCAGAGCGAAGACCTTGAATGGCAAGCCTGCGGGCAAGAAGTACTCGCCTATTTAGGTATAGGCGAATTTGACCTTGAGCTATTACAAGACAGCTATGCAGAAAATGGCATTGGGCTGCAAAACTATCGCCACTAAAACGCTCCCCTGAAAGACATCTCGCGTTAGAGTCGATCCAACCCCATCGCTTTCATGACGACATGCTGCTTAACCGGTAACCAACGATCAAACAAGCGCATACCTTCGTTACGTAACCAACGAACCATGGGCATATCAGCGGCAAATAAGCGTTTGAAGCCCTCCATCGCCGCCATCGTTGCGAGATTATCGGCCTGACGACGGCGCTGATAACGCGATAGTACTGCATCTGTACCTGGTGAAATTCCGCGCTTTAGCGCACGCACAATCTCTTCGCTTAGCACTGCCGCATCTTTGAAGCCAAGATTCACCCCTTGGCCAGCCAGCGGGTGAATGGTGTGCGCCGCATCTCCCGCCAGCACAATCCCGCGACAAAAATAATCGCGCGCATGACGTTGACGAAGCGGAAAACTTGCACGTTTAGATACCGCTATCACTGCACCTAGGCGATGCTCAAACGCAGTGCTTAATGCTTGGCAAAACGCCTCATCATCCAGCGCTAAAAGTTCTTTCGCTTCGGCTGGAGAGGTCGACCAAACAATCGACGCCAAATGCGGATGATGAGCTACCGGTAAAAAGGCCAATGGGCCTTCGGGGCGAAAGCGTTGCCATGCCGTTGCCGCTATCGACTGTTCACATTCGACCGTGGCAACGATGGCGTGATGATCGTAATCCCACTCATTAGTTGAAAGTCCGGCCCATTGACGCGCGCGCGACAAAGCACCATCAGCACCAACAACTAACTTAGCGTTCAGAGTTTTACCCGTTTCCAACACCACAGGCACAAATCCATCACTATCTGGGTTATCACAATAACGAACCGCTACGGGGAAAACATCAATACTCTCTGCAGCGTTCACAACCTGCTGCAATGCCCACAACGTTTGACGGTTTTCAACGATGTGGCCTAAACAAGGAACATGCAGTTCAGCTGCATCGAAAGTGACGGAGCCCGTACCTTCGGCATCCCAAACATGCATCCCCGTGTAAGGGCTCAACGCAGCACGAGGAAGATGTTGCCATGCACCCACTTGGGTTAAAAATTCTTGAGTTTGAGCGGTCAATGCACTTACCCGTATATCGACGGTTTGCAAAGAGGTTGTTAGCGCAGGAGCGTCGGGGTTGTAACTCGGATCCACCAGCGCAATTCGCACAGCTTTATTCCCCATACCTTTTACTAAGGCAGCAGCCACCGCTTGCCCTACTAAACCGGCTCCGATTATCACTACATCGTATTGCATACTGATTCCCTAACGCTCTTTACTACGAGAAAGACTGCTGACTGTTCAACCAGAGTATTCGAACACTAACCGATACGTGCTGCACGCTGACCTTGCCCCATAGCATGACGAGCAAATAAACGCCGTGCAGTGGGCATCGCGGCTAGCGCCAATAGGCCGCCATCACGAGCGCAAGCTACCAAGGCATTCGGCTGTGCAAATAGTCGCGGCAGCCAATCACTGGCGGTGACGGTATTGCGCTGATCAGTAACCTGCTGCTTTAAGTACCGCTCTAATACATTCAAATCACCCGGATTTAATCCGTCTAGTGCCGCTTTATTCAGATGCTCGGCCAAACTCGCGGCATCGCGCAAGGTTAGATTAAATCCTTGGCCAGCCACTGGATGTAAGCTATGCGCTGCATTCCCTAACAACACCAGAGAACGACGTACTTGTTCGGAAGCTTTGACCAAGGCCAGAGGGTAACTAACACGCGAGCCAATACGGGTGAGACGCCCAACCCGATGACCAATCCGTTGTTGCAGCTTGGCGAGCAAGGTCGCTTCATCTAATGCCAGCATGGCGTCGATCACGTCGGCATCAAGCGTCCACACCACGGCATACTGATTTTTATGCAAAGGTAAAAAAGCGATAGGGCCATCTTGGCTAAAACGTTCGTAAGCCCAATTGTTGTGGGGCTGATCACACTCAACCTGGGTTACCAAAGCATGCGTACCGTAATCGTTACGCTTAGATTGAATACCCAACTGCGTCATCAAAGGTGAACGTCCGCCATCCGCCATAATCAAGAGGCGCGTTTGCAACTTTCGACCATCACTTAATTGCAGCAAAGCGCCGTCGGCGTTCATTTTTACTTGCTCAACACTAAGTGGGGTTAACTGCAACAGATCGTCGGCATTGACGATATCACGCAGCAAGGCTTGGCCGAGCTGGTGATTTTCGATGATGTAACCGAGCGCAGGCGTACCTTGCTCAGTGGCATGCAAATGCGCCTGCCCAAAACGTCCTTCATCGCTCACTTGAATATGTTCGATCGGGCAAGCGTGAGACGCAATGGCATCCCATAAACCCAATTGATTGAGAATCTCTCGAGTGCCAAAGGATAGCGCCGTGGCACGACCATCAAAGCTGGGCGGGCGGGCATCACTGTCGTCTTGCCATTGCAGCGGTTGACGATCAATTAACGCAACCGACATACCAGCAGCGCGCGCGGGAGCAAGCAAATGCACCAAGCTGGCACCGGCCATTCCAGCACCAATGATCGTTATGTCGGCAGTTAGTGTCGTCATCAGTTACCTATTAACCTGCAATTACGCGTTCAATATCGGCGATTTCTTTCACTATTCCAGAGGTCAGAACATGACATCCTGTTTTGGTCACCACCACATCGTCTTCGATACGAATGCCAATACCGCGCCACTTGGCATCAACGCTGTCGTCATCAGGGGCAATATAAAGACCCGGCTCAACGGTCATAACCATGCCCGGCTCTTGGATGCGCCATTCGCCATCAATGCGGTATTCACCCACGTCGTGCACATCCATACCCAACCAATGCCCAGTCTTGTGCATATAAAATTGGCGATAGGCGAGTGACTCGATATTCTCTTCGACTGTGCCTTCAAGCAAGCCCAGCTCGATCAAGCCTGTCACTAACACCTTCACCGCTGCTTCGTGTGGTTGATTCCAATGATTGCCTGCTTTCACTTCTGCAATAGCGGCGTATTGAGAATCCAACACCAACTGATAGAGAGCGCGCTGTTCATCGCTAAAACGCCCGTTAGCTGGAAAGGTACGGGTAATATCCGAGGCGTAGTAATCCAGCTCGCAACCCGCATCAATCAAAATCAAATCACCATCGGCAATCATCTGGTTGTTTTGGGTGTAATGCAGGATACAAGCATTGTCACCCGCACCGACGATTGATGGATATGCGGGCCAACGACTGCCCGCCGCCATAAAGGTACGCATGATTTCAGCTTCTAACTGATATTCCATCATTCCCGGCTTAACCATTTGCATCGCCCGCGTGTGTGCCTCGGCACTGATGTCGGCTGCGGCTTGCATCACAGCAACTTCAGCGGGTGATTTTATCAAACGCATTTCGTGTAAAAGATGATCTAGCGCAGAGAACTCATGTGGAGGAGTCGCACCATTACGCACCTGAGTTTTAATGTGGTTCACCCACTGCATTAGCTGGCGATCAAAATCAGGGCTAACGCCAAGACTGGCGTAAATACGATCTTTGCCTTCAATAAGACCCGGCAAAATATCGTCGATATCGGTTACGGGAAAAGCATCGTCTGCACCAAGTACTTCGGGTGCGGCCTCAGGACCAACACGGCGACCAGTCCAAATTTCTTGTTCTTTGATTTTTTCTTGGCAAAAAATCACATATTCGCCGTG containing:
- a CDS encoding RNA pyrophosphohydrolase, which produces MIDEHGYRPNVGIILCNGNGQVLWARRIGQDAWQFPQGGIKQGESPEKALYRELAEEVGLGPEHVQIIGCTRGWLRYRLPKRMVRHDSHPVCVGQKQKWYLLRLVGEDALINVAATAKPEFDGWNWVSYWFPLGEVVAFKRDVYRRALTELAPRIARLQRKTG
- a CDS encoding HAD family hydrolase; this translates as MALAIFDLDHTLLSGDSDHAWGQYLVDRGLVDPAIHQQRNDHFYEQYKSGSLDIHEYLEFAMRPLTQYDIEQMLAERERFLIERIDPLITQHARDLIEKHRAAGDVLLIITATNGFVTYPIAARLDIEHIIAPHPEVVDGRYTGKTVGIPSFQGGKVTRLNDWIAEHQHSLEGSYFYSDSHNDLPLLRIVDHPVAVDPDDTLKAAAEAAGWPIISLRVAE
- a CDS encoding imelysin family protein, whose amino-acid sequence is MAVRTLQRIMLSIGTAILLAACDTTEAPKVELAPALKQLETPAQIPEATLYAEHISLSAYQALTDALEQATELESRIVNLLEQPNDENLHLAQDQWRSAYSSYLSSLASTRIPVNDPPEWVQANLSYRDVEALLDSWPIEGGYIDYVPGYALSGIVNDLTLTISAETLLDQHGFSDPSYASVGYHPLEFMLWGEDGLRLATDFDDKKDARADVTHNNSDDTADSHAMEYQNLEDGASNHQRRRNYLLLASQLLQQHLQRLQRRWEPANGYYASVVQATTAEKVLQASLLAGQNLLRNEVLQRRLTDYSSPYSQSTPADVAAVINGLKQLYFPATEGSGLNMLLGDHADLMANWNSSWDNIDTCVVQWHDHLPNEDEARQLCRQRVIELMAVLERSARTLGVKLPANG
- a CDS encoding class I SAM-dependent rRNA methyltransferase, whose protein sequence is MHSTLRLNAKAERRLKGGHLWIYSNEVDTVTTPLKLMEPGSQVVVEMANGKPLGVAVVSPEQLICARLISRNPQQFLDASLIVHRLQVAMSGRDLWYPHQCYRWVYGDSDGLPGLVIDRFGDVAVVQISSITMEMHRQEIIDAIHKVAKPKTIVLKNDGKLRAVEGLPEYVEIVHGELVDDCAPLIENDTNFMAPVIHGQKTGWFYDHRENRAQLNRLVKGKRVLDVFSYVGGWGIQAANHGAAEVHCVDASAQALDWVEQNAMLNGVADKLHCWEGDAFEALRQLKDNGERFDVVVVDPPAFIPRRKDIKAGELAYRRLNQMAMRLLNKDGILVSASCSMHLAEDRLPDMIRILGRELDREVMIQHVGSQGADHPVIPAIPETRYLKAVFARVLPTR
- a CDS encoding HDOD domain-containing protein, whose translation is MAEDLTEEQIMAVMQGIRIPPQPQILVDLQMEQFAPAPDIKRISQLIGQDVGLSGTVLKVVNSPLYSLPNEITSVSQAVSLIGLNSVINVINGLAIKSQLSDDKITQLNRFWDTATDIAHLSASLANQLNFSRQDLAYLLGLFHNCGIPLLMMRFDNYFDVMEMSYADPELRVVDIENRELNTNHAVIGYYTAKSWRLPRILCDVIAEHHNATRYFNTANQQDSDEKTLLAILKVAEHICGNYRILGRQSEDLEWQACGQEVLAYLGIGEFDLELLQDSYAENGIGLQNYRH
- a CDS encoding UbiH/UbiF/VisC/COQ6 family ubiquinone biosynthesis hydroxylase is translated as MQYDVVIIGAGLVGQAVAAALVKGMGNKAVRIALVDPSYNPDAPALTTSLQTVDIRVSALTAQTQEFLTQVGAWQHLPRAALSPYTGMHVWDAEGTGSVTFDAAELHVPCLGHIVENRQTLWALQQVVNAAESIDVFPVAVRYCDNPDSDGFVPVVLETGKTLNAKLVVGADGALSRARQWAGLSTNEWDYDHHAIVATVECEQSIAATAWQRFRPEGPLAFLPVAHHPHLASIVWSTSPAEAKELLALDDEAFCQALSTAFEHRLGAVIAVSKRASFPLRQRHARDYFCRGIVLAGDAAHTIHPLAGQGVNLGFKDAAVLSEEIVRALKRGISPGTDAVLSRYQRRRQADNLATMAAMEGFKRLFAADMPMVRWLRNEGMRLFDRWLPVKQHVVMKAMGLDRL
- the ubiH gene encoding 2-octaprenyl-6-methoxyphenyl hydroxylase; the encoded protein is MTTLTADITIIGAGMAGASLVHLLAPARAAGMSVALIDRQPLQWQDDSDARPPSFDGRATALSFGTREILNQLGLWDAIASHACPIEHIQVSDEGRFGQAHLHATEQGTPALGYIIENHQLGQALLRDIVNADDLLQLTPLSVEQVKMNADGALLQLSDGRKLQTRLLIMADGGRSPLMTQLGIQSKRNDYGTHALVTQVECDQPHNNWAYERFSQDGPIAFLPLHKNQYAVVWTLDADVIDAMLALDEATLLAKLQQRIGHRVGRLTRIGSRVSYPLALVKASEQVRRSLVLLGNAAHSLHPVAGQGFNLTLRDAASLAEHLNKAALDGLNPGDLNVLERYLKQQVTDQRNTVTASDWLPRLFAQPNALVACARDGGLLALAAMPTARRLFARHAMGQGQRAARIG
- the pepP gene encoding Xaa-Pro aminopeptidase yields the protein MVKLDPQEYARRRRQLMDLMSPNSIAIIPSAPVTVRNRDVEHPFRQDSDFYYLSGFAEEHAALVLIPGREHGEYVIFCQEKIKEQEIWTGRRVGPEAAPEVLGADDAFPVTDIDDILPGLIEGKDRIYASLGVSPDFDRQLMQWVNHIKTQVRNGATPPHEFSALDHLLHEMRLIKSPAEVAVMQAAADISAEAHTRAMQMVKPGMMEYQLEAEIMRTFMAAGSRWPAYPSIVGAGDNACILHYTQNNQMIADGDLILIDAGCELDYYASDITRTFPANGRFSDEQRALYQLVLDSQYAAIAEVKAGNHWNQPHEAAVKVLVTGLIELGLLEGTVEENIESLAYRQFYMHKTGHWLGMDVHDVGEYRIDGEWRIQEPGMVMTVEPGLYIAPDDDSVDAKWRGIGIRIEDDVVVTKTGCHVLTSGIVKEIADIERVIAG